The proteins below are encoded in one region of bacterium:
- a CDS encoding sulfotransferase, producing MQRLLKSLSWQRANWRATLELYRRAAWPQARRIRQLSRRPIVIGGCGRSGTTLLLSILSCHPRLFAIDIETTALCRDGYGADGLYNRTPDLDAPFELGRIYGYLREHEIPASCTRWCEKTPRNVIYFGRILQHFGKGVRLIHLVRDGRDVVTSVHPNDPTRYWVTPHRWVMDVAAGRRWEDHPQVLTVRYEELVRDYEATLRRLCRFIEEDFTAAFLQYPETARVKESIAWFNPAQKMNDRSIGRWREEKHAAALAAFEREPGALELLRYYGYLA from the coding sequence ATGCAACGTCTGTTGAAATCTCTCTCCTGGCAGCGCGCCAACTGGCGTGCGACACTCGAGCTTTACCGCCGCGCCGCGTGGCCGCAGGCCCGCCGCATTCGGCAGCTCAGCCGCCGGCCCATCGTGATCGGCGGCTGCGGCCGTTCCGGCACCACCTTGCTGCTGTCGATCCTTTCCTGCCATCCCCGCCTCTTTGCGATCGACATCGAGACGACCGCCCTATGCCGCGACGGCTATGGCGCCGACGGGCTTTACAATCGCACGCCCGATCTCGACGCGCCTTTCGAGCTTGGGCGAATCTACGGCTACTTGCGGGAACACGAGATTCCCGCGAGCTGCACGCGCTGGTGCGAAAAGACGCCGCGCAATGTGATCTACTTCGGCCGCATTCTGCAGCATTTCGGCAAGGGCGTGCGCTTGATTCATCTCGTGCGCGACGGCCGTGACGTGGTCACCTCGGTGCATCCCAATGACCCCACGCGCTATTGGGTCACCCCGCATCGCTGGGTGATGGACGTTGCTGCCGGCCGGCGTTGGGAAGACCACCCGCAAGTTCTCACCGTGCGCTATGAAGAGCTGGTACGCGACTATGAAGCCACCCTGCGCCGCCTCTGCCGTTTCATCGAGGAAGATTTCACCGCTGCCTTTCTGCAATATCCGGAAACCGCGCGGGTGAAGGAAAGCATCGCCTGGTTCAATCCCGCCCAAAAAATGAATGACCGGTCGATCGGGCGTTGGCGCGAGGAAAAGCATGCGGCGGCCCTCGCCGCCTTCGAACGCGAGCCGGGCGCGCTCGAGTTGTTGCGGTATTACGGCTATCTCGCGTGA